One Synechococcus sp. PROS-9-1 DNA window includes the following coding sequences:
- a CDS encoding M61 family metallopeptidase → MGGVRISIDLCEPARQQLKVKLEWTPRVHHQSWLMPSWTPGSYTVRDHAQHLHSLQLQQSGRAVITKRVAPSCWVAELLNLDPVCLTYTLEARQLTVRTNHLDPDFASLCLPAVVMLIDGERWNPHHLQLSLPPGWLGHLPLPSGVDGYEAQDFDHLVDAPIHAGPFHSRRFTVCGHHHELLTIGEPPMGWPLTLQADIEAVCAAACKLMGTPPPAGDRYQLVIQILDQGYGGLEHDHSSVLQFSWEALTKKDGYRQLLQLIGHEYFHQWNVRRLRPGAYVPYRYDKAEISDGLWFAEGITSYFDLTLSLLAAKSDRQTFLEDLGKDISHVLVNPGCKIQSLADSSREAWLRLYKQTAANSVAQISYYRLGTVVSFCLDVQLRQSGSSLSSVVRDLWQRLGRHGKGYEPTDLIDAVAAHNMSLAERLPTWLETTNSAPIHDSLNALGLQAVAIHSKHPYVGMQLSKQKGRLLINKVSPDGPAEQAGLVPGDEVIGAHDWRLRGLEHWQALIQGPEQIPVLYARRGRLSSTILKKSDPIVEQWEITWDSGASSSQKELRDRWFSIV, encoded by the coding sequence ATGGGTGGCGTCAGGATTTCGATCGATCTCTGTGAGCCTGCACGTCAGCAACTCAAGGTGAAACTCGAGTGGACACCACGAGTGCATCACCAATCCTGGCTGATGCCTAGTTGGACACCTGGGTCCTATACCGTTCGTGACCACGCACAGCATCTTCACAGTCTTCAGCTTCAGCAATCGGGTCGCGCTGTTATTACCAAGCGAGTTGCTCCTTCGTGCTGGGTGGCCGAGCTCCTGAACCTCGACCCCGTTTGCTTGACCTACACGCTGGAAGCGCGTCAGCTCACAGTTCGCACTAATCATTTAGATCCAGATTTCGCATCCCTGTGCCTTCCCGCAGTGGTCATGCTGATTGATGGGGAACGCTGGAATCCGCATCATCTGCAGCTGTCATTGCCACCCGGTTGGTTGGGACATCTCCCCCTGCCAAGTGGGGTCGATGGATACGAAGCACAAGACTTTGACCATCTCGTTGATGCACCCATACACGCCGGTCCCTTCCATTCACGCCGGTTCACGGTTTGTGGTCATCACCATGAATTACTAACGATTGGCGAACCACCGATGGGTTGGCCTCTGACGCTTCAAGCAGATATTGAGGCCGTCTGTGCAGCCGCCTGCAAGTTGATGGGAACCCCACCACCGGCTGGGGATCGTTATCAATTAGTGATTCAGATACTTGATCAAGGCTATGGCGGTTTAGAGCATGATCATTCTTCAGTGCTTCAATTTTCGTGGGAAGCTCTCACAAAAAAGGATGGCTATCGACAGCTTCTGCAATTGATTGGCCATGAATACTTTCACCAATGGAATGTACGTAGACTCCGACCTGGCGCCTACGTTCCCTATCGATACGATAAGGCAGAAATCAGCGATGGTCTTTGGTTTGCAGAAGGAATTACCAGTTATTTTGATCTAACGCTGTCGCTATTAGCAGCTAAATCTGACCGTCAGACTTTTCTTGAAGATTTAGGAAAAGATATTTCTCATGTCCTGGTTAATCCTGGATGTAAGATCCAATCCTTAGCAGATAGTTCAAGAGAAGCATGGCTAAGGCTTTACAAGCAAACAGCCGCTAATTCTGTGGCTCAAATTAGCTATTACCGACTTGGCACTGTTGTCTCATTTTGCCTTGATGTACAGCTAAGGCAATCAGGTTCATCTCTCTCCTCCGTTGTTCGAGATCTTTGGCAGCGCTTAGGGCGCCATGGCAAGGGGTATGAGCCAACAGACCTGATTGATGCTGTAGCTGCTCACAACATGTCACTAGCCGAGCGTTTACCAACCTGGCTTGAAACTACGAATTCAGCTCCGATTCACGACAGCCTGAACGCTCTTGGCTTGCAAGCTGTCGCGATTCACTCGAAGCATCCATACGTAGGAATGCAACTTTCCAAACAAAAAGGTCGATTGTTGATCAACAAGGTGAGTCCTGACGGTCCTGCCGAACAAGCAGGCCTTGTCCCAGGGGACGAAGTGATCGGAGCTCATGATTGGCGTCTAAGGGGACTTGAGCATTGGCAAGCACTCATTCAAGGTCCAGAACAGATTCCAGTTCTTTACGCACGTCGCGGTCGGCTTAGCTCGACAATCCTGAAGAAAAGCGATCCAATTGTGGAGCAATGGGAGATCACTTGGGACTCTGGTGCCTCGTCATCACAAAAAGAATTACGTGATCGATGGTTTTCAATCGTGTAA
- a CDS encoding DUF1257 domain-containing protein, giving the protein MSHLTILPTVITDLELLEETLLAEHYLVQRPGLIKAFGQEMYPAELVATDSSGLQMGWRWDDDGSLALMLDLGQTRDSAGHKTHLKTILRAYALRSALRSADGVTFDPSVSTTDQQGAERAMS; this is encoded by the coding sequence ATGTCCCATTTGACCATCCTGCCAACCGTCATTACAGACCTCGAGCTTCTTGAGGAAACTCTGTTGGCGGAGCACTACCTCGTCCAGCGTCCAGGCCTGATCAAAGCGTTTGGCCAGGAGATGTATCCGGCTGAATTGGTGGCCACAGACAGCAGCGGGCTCCAAATGGGCTGGAGGTGGGATGACGATGGATCCTTGGCGTTGATGCTGGATCTTGGGCAAACCAGAGATTCCGCAGGCCACAAAACACATCTCAAAACCATTTTGCGGGCTTATGCCCTGAGGTCAGCCCTCCGCTCTGCAGATGGGGTCACCTTCGATCCTTCCGTCTCAACGACAGACCAGCAGGGAGCTGAGCGGGCCATGAGTTGA
- the purN gene encoding phosphoribosylglycinamide formyltransferase — protein MPSHLNLSHCADDALDSGLELISPSIQQWPHFQPALQLGVMASGNGSNFEAIQESISANELHADIRLLVVNNRGCGAEKRAQRLNIPCQLLDHRQFETRERLDHALVTAFLEAGVDLIVMAGWMRIVTPVLIEAFPNRLLNIHPSLLPSFKGLDAVGQALQASVRISGCTAHLVQADVDTGPVIAQAAVPVLQDDSPASLATRIQSQEHRILPWAIALAGLKWRQALALSTNRDQG, from the coding sequence ATGCCCTCGCATTTGAACCTTAGCCACTGTGCTGATGATGCACTCGATTCAGGTCTCGAGCTGATCTCCCCATCGATCCAGCAATGGCCACATTTTCAGCCAGCATTGCAATTGGGAGTGATGGCCTCTGGCAACGGAAGCAATTTCGAGGCGATTCAAGAGTCGATCTCTGCTAATGAGCTTCATGCCGACATTCGCCTATTAGTGGTCAACAACCGAGGCTGTGGCGCTGAGAAGAGAGCACAACGTCTCAACATTCCTTGTCAGTTATTGGATCATCGTCAGTTTGAGACGAGAGAACGTCTTGATCACGCCCTTGTGACTGCGTTTCTTGAGGCGGGTGTGGACCTGATTGTGATGGCTGGATGGATGAGGATTGTGACTCCAGTGCTGATCGAAGCTTTCCCGAACAGATTGCTCAATATCCACCCATCACTTTTGCCCAGCTTCAAAGGTCTCGATGCGGTTGGTCAAGCTCTTCAAGCGTCGGTGCGGATCAGTGGTTGCACGGCACATCTGGTCCAGGCTGATGTGGATACCGGACCAGTTATCGCCCAGGCGGCTGTTCCAGTGCTTCAGGACGACAGTCCAGCGTCCTTGGCCACGCGTATTCAATCCCAGGAACATCGCATTTTGCCCTGGGCCATTGCTCTTGCCGGATTGAAGTGGCGGCAGGCCTTGGCGCTGTCGACCAACAGAGATCAAGGATAA
- the argC gene encoding N-acetyl-gamma-glutamyl-phosphate reductase has protein sequence MAIKRVAVIGASGYGGLQSLRLLQSHPNFEISLLGGERSAGKRWSELCPFLPLPDDPLVESPEPTRIAERADVALLSLPNGLASGLVPGLLERGVRVIDLSADYRYRSLDQWSSVYAQEALSCKRTDADLCLEAVYGLPEWNASAIATARLVAAPGCFPTASLLPLLPFLKQGLIEQDGVIIDAKTGTSGGGRAAKEHLLLAEASESISPYGVVGHRHTSEIEQMASEVAGCGIQLQFTPHLVPMVRGLLSTVYARLRDPGLTAEDCTTVLDSFYRHHTCVTVLPVGTYPATKWAKHTNRAFLSVQVDNRTGRLVLMSAVDNLMKGQAAQAIQCLNLMAGLPGETALPLAPFYP, from the coding sequence ATGGCGATCAAACGAGTTGCGGTCATCGGAGCATCCGGATATGGGGGCTTGCAAAGCCTGAGGCTGTTGCAGTCCCATCCCAATTTTGAGATCAGCCTGCTCGGCGGAGAACGCAGTGCTGGCAAACGTTGGAGCGAGCTGTGCCCGTTTTTGCCCCTACCGGATGATCCCCTGGTGGAGAGTCCTGAGCCCACAAGAATTGCTGAGCGGGCTGATGTGGCTTTGCTCAGCCTTCCGAATGGATTGGCGAGTGGCCTCGTTCCTGGACTTCTGGAACGAGGCGTTCGGGTTATCGATCTGTCTGCTGATTATCGATACCGCTCGCTCGACCAGTGGTCGAGCGTCTATGCCCAGGAGGCTCTTTCGTGCAAGCGCACGGATGCCGATCTGTGCTTAGAAGCCGTCTACGGATTACCTGAGTGGAATGCTTCTGCCATTGCAACAGCTCGATTGGTTGCTGCACCTGGCTGCTTTCCCACCGCGAGCTTGCTTCCTTTGTTGCCCTTCCTCAAGCAAGGTTTGATCGAACAGGACGGTGTGATCATCGATGCAAAGACGGGTACATCCGGTGGCGGTCGCGCTGCAAAAGAACATCTACTGCTGGCGGAAGCTTCTGAATCAATAAGTCCTTACGGCGTTGTTGGCCATCGCCACACCTCTGAAATTGAGCAGATGGCCAGTGAGGTTGCTGGATGTGGCATCCAGTTGCAGTTCACCCCCCATCTCGTTCCCATGGTGCGCGGGCTGCTCTCAACGGTGTACGCCAGATTGCGCGATCCGGGACTGACAGCCGAAGACTGCACCACAGTTCTGGATAGTTTTTATCGCCATCACACCTGCGTCACGGTGTTGCCTGTTGGAACCTACCCAGCAACCAAATGGGCCAAACACACCAATCGGGCCTTTTTATCCGTACAAGTCGACAATCGAACCGGACGTCTTGTTCTGATGAGCGCTGTTGACAACTTGATGAAAGGACAAGCCGCACAAGCCATTCAATGTCTGAACCTGATGGCAGGCCTGCCGGGCGAGACAGCTTTGCCGCTCGCTCCTTTTTATCCTTGA
- the ribBA gene encoding bifunctional 3,4-dihydroxy-2-butanone-4-phosphate synthase/GTP cyclohydrolase II gives MDPIFDSIPDALNAIRNGECVVVVDDERRENEGDLICASQFATPEQINFMAKEARGLICLAIEGDRLDALDLPLMVDRNTDENQTAFTVSIDAGPEHGVSTGISAEDRSRTIQVVLQADAKPSDLRRPGHVFPLRARSGGVLKRAGHTEAAVDLAQLAGLIPSGVICEIQNSDGSMARLPELQDYAKQFGLRLISIADLISYRLQNERFVRRHAQAVMPSQFGQFQAIGFRNELDNSEHVALVKGIPGQLQEPVLVRMHSECLTGDAFGSLRCDCRPQLEAALSQIEQEGEGVVVYLRQEGRGIGLINKLKAYSLQDGGLDTVEANEKLGFGADLRNYGVGAQILGDLGIHRLRLLTNNPRKIAGLGGYGLEVVSRIPLIINPGDHNANYLATKRDKLGHLFNENSAADVVTLAWDCGEALSAKLPDLLNRAEMLASKLSLTLQPEQTPRLLALWERPQFVWTVSGDITAIELFLKSLASWTETKRLGLLKTAKAEQRLHPSLQLNREDRDLASLLNHKKNGWSDQSDQPILIHWS, from the coding sequence ATGGATCCGATCTTTGATTCCATCCCCGATGCCCTCAACGCCATCCGTAATGGCGAGTGCGTTGTTGTCGTCGATGACGAACGCCGTGAAAACGAAGGAGATTTGATTTGTGCTTCGCAGTTTGCGACGCCAGAACAGATCAATTTCATGGCCAAAGAGGCTCGAGGCTTGATCTGTCTTGCCATCGAAGGTGATCGTCTTGATGCCCTCGACCTTCCCTTGATGGTTGATCGCAACACCGATGAAAATCAAACGGCATTCACGGTGAGTATTGATGCCGGCCCTGAGCATGGTGTCTCGACTGGAATTTCAGCGGAGGACCGATCTCGCACGATTCAGGTTGTGCTTCAGGCCGATGCCAAGCCATCCGATCTGCGGCGTCCAGGGCACGTGTTTCCGCTGAGGGCCCGTTCTGGAGGTGTGCTCAAACGTGCTGGACATACAGAAGCTGCCGTTGATCTCGCCCAGCTCGCAGGACTCATCCCATCGGGGGTGATTTGCGAAATACAGAATTCCGATGGGTCGATGGCTCGTCTGCCAGAACTGCAGGACTACGCCAAACAATTTGGCTTACGGCTGATCAGCATTGCAGATCTCATCAGCTACAGGCTTCAAAACGAGCGGTTTGTTCGTCGCCATGCTCAGGCTGTCATGCCTAGTCAGTTCGGACAGTTCCAGGCGATCGGATTTCGCAATGAACTGGACAACAGTGAGCATGTTGCCCTGGTGAAAGGTATTCCCGGGCAACTCCAAGAACCTGTACTGGTTCGGATGCATTCAGAGTGCCTTACGGGTGATGCCTTTGGTTCTCTTCGTTGTGACTGCAGGCCACAACTTGAGGCTGCGCTGTCTCAAATAGAGCAAGAAGGTGAAGGTGTTGTTGTTTATTTACGCCAAGAAGGTCGTGGCATTGGTCTGATCAATAAGTTGAAGGCTTACAGCCTTCAAGATGGAGGCCTTGACACCGTGGAAGCAAACGAGAAGCTGGGATTTGGAGCTGATTTAAGAAATTACGGAGTTGGAGCACAGATTCTTGGTGATCTTGGTATTCATCGCCTAAGGCTCCTGACCAACAACCCTCGCAAAATTGCTGGACTCGGTGGTTATGGCCTGGAAGTGGTGAGTCGAATCCCACTCATCATCAACCCAGGTGACCATAATGCCAATTATCTAGCCACAAAAAGAGATAAATTAGGACATCTATTTAATGAAAATAGTGCAGCCGATGTTGTAACTCTTGCTTGGGATTGTGGCGAAGCTCTCAGTGCCAAGCTCCCAGATCTTTTGAATAGGGCTGAGATGCTGGCATCAAAATTAAGTCTTACTTTGCAACCAGAACAAACACCAAGACTGCTTGCGCTTTGGGAGCGTCCTCAATTTGTTTGGACTGTGTCAGGCGACATCACTGCGATTGAGCTATTTCTCAAATCTTTGGCCTCTTGGACGGAAACAAAAAGGCTCGGGCTCTTGAAAACGGCAAAAGCGGAACAGCGTCTCCATCCTTCCTTGCAACTTAATCGTGAAGACAGGGACTTGGCTTCTCTGCTGAATCACAAAAAAAATGGCTGGTCAGACCAATCTGACCAGCCGATTTTGATTCACTGGTCCTGA
- a CDS encoding peptidylprolyl isomerase, producing the protein MKTDAGQIKLEMFDQDAPNTVANFVKLAREGFYDGLAFHRVIDGFMAQGGCPNSREGAKGMPGTGGPGYMINCEINSKKHAPGILSMAHAGKNTGGSQFFIVHEAQPHLDGVHTVFGQTGDMDVVLALKNGSRIESVTVTD; encoded by the coding sequence ATGAAAACGGATGCCGGCCAGATCAAGCTGGAAATGTTCGATCAAGATGCGCCGAACACCGTCGCCAATTTTGTGAAACTCGCGCGGGAAGGGTTTTACGACGGTCTTGCCTTCCATCGCGTCATTGACGGTTTTATGGCTCAGGGTGGATGCCCCAATAGCCGTGAAGGCGCAAAAGGAATGCCTGGAACAGGCGGTCCTGGCTACATGATCAATTGCGAGATCAACAGCAAAAAGCATGCCCCGGGCATTCTTTCGATGGCCCATGCCGGTAAGAACACGGGCGGAAGCCAATTCTTCATCGTCCATGAAGCTCAGCCGCACCTCGATGGTGTTCACACCGTGTTTGGGCAAACCGGCGACATGGATGTTGTTCTCGCCTTGAAAAATGGCAGTCGCATTGAAAGCGTCACCGTGACCGACTGA
- the mtnP gene encoding S-methyl-5'-thioadenosine phosphorylase produces the protein MTTLHSSLQDARVGVIGGSGLYAIDGLESVEEVTLDTPFGVPSDCLRVGQLNGVEVVFLARHGRSHHLLPSEVPYRANLWAMRSLGVRWLISVSAVGSLQEHLRPRDMVVPNQFIDRTMQRPQSFFGDGCVAHVSLADPFCERLSDLLATAASTEMPSGHRLHRGGTYLCMEGPAFSTRAESEMYRTWGCDVIGMTNHTEARLAREAEIAYASLSMVTDFDCWHTEHDAVTVEMIIGNLKANADATGPILFALMEKLARERPSSPAHQALKDALMTPPDAVPAATRQRLDLFTSAYWGPATAQAQ, from the coding sequence ATGACCACACTCCACTCCTCCCTCCAAGACGCTCGCGTTGGTGTGATTGGTGGTAGTGGTTTGTATGCGATCGATGGACTCGAATCCGTTGAAGAGGTCACGTTGGATACACCATTTGGTGTTCCTTCTGATTGTTTGCGAGTCGGCCAATTGAATGGAGTTGAGGTGGTGTTTCTTGCCCGCCATGGACGCTCGCATCACCTGCTGCCAAGCGAAGTTCCCTATCGAGCCAATCTCTGGGCCATGAGGTCCTTAGGAGTCCGCTGGTTGATCTCAGTTTCAGCCGTGGGATCTCTTCAGGAACATCTGCGCCCTCGCGACATGGTTGTTCCCAACCAGTTCATCGACAGAACGATGCAGAGGCCTCAATCCTTCTTTGGCGATGGCTGCGTTGCTCACGTCAGTCTTGCTGATCCCTTTTGCGAGCGATTGAGTGATTTGCTTGCAACTGCAGCATCCACCGAAATGCCATCGGGACATCGGCTGCATCGTGGTGGCACCTATCTGTGCATGGAAGGTCCGGCGTTCTCAACGAGAGCTGAAAGCGAGATGTATCGCACCTGGGGTTGTGATGTGATTGGCATGACAAATCACACCGAAGCCCGTTTAGCAAGAGAAGCCGAAATCGCCTATGCCTCGCTCAGCATGGTGACTGATTTTGATTGCTGGCATACCGAGCACGATGCTGTGACGGTTGAAATGATCATTGGCAACCTCAAAGCCAATGCCGATGCCACAGGTCCAATCCTGTTCGCTCTCATGGAGAAATTAGCTCGTGAACGTCCGTCTTCTCCTGCTCATCAGGCCCTTAAAGATGCCTTGATGACCCCTCCAGATGCCGTTCCTGCGGCGACCCGGCAACGCCTGGATTTATTCACGAGTGCCTATTGGGGGCCAGCAACCGCTCAAGCTCAATGA
- the murQ gene encoding N-acetylmuramic acid 6-phosphate etherase produces the protein MNPSENRGYLTTEQSNPRSADLDVLSTIDLVKLFIDEDRKPQLAVEGASEALSAAVDAVASRLSKGGRLFYIGAGTSGRLGVLDAAECPPTFCSPPELVQGVLAGGAPALLRSSEGLEDLDTAGVDDLKEHQFGADDCLVGIAAGGTTPYVRGALQYAVDLQALAIAMACVPAEQAPMPCHLDIRLLTGPELLTGSTRLKAGTATKMALNILSTGVMVKLGKVYGNRMVDVAASNSKLVDRSLRILTDLVGLSREQGLPLLTEAKGSVKRALVMAAGSMDLQESETLLTNYNGNLRKALGSIGITLNAAAH, from the coding sequence GTGAATCCGTCTGAAAATCGGGGCTACCTCACAACAGAGCAGTCGAACCCACGCAGCGCTGATTTGGATGTGTTGTCCACAATTGATCTGGTGAAGCTGTTCATCGATGAAGATCGCAAACCTCAATTAGCTGTTGAGGGTGCTTCAGAAGCCCTTAGCGCTGCAGTCGATGCTGTGGCATCGCGGTTAAGCAAAGGCGGGCGATTGTTTTACATCGGAGCAGGAACCTCTGGTCGTCTTGGTGTTTTGGATGCCGCTGAATGTCCCCCCACCTTTTGCAGCCCACCAGAACTGGTACAAGGTGTTTTGGCCGGAGGTGCTCCGGCCCTTTTACGCAGTTCAGAGGGACTTGAGGATCTAGACACAGCAGGCGTAGACGACCTCAAAGAACATCAATTCGGCGCTGATGATTGCTTAGTAGGCATTGCCGCTGGTGGCACCACTCCCTATGTACGGGGTGCACTTCAATACGCCGTGGATTTACAAGCCTTGGCGATTGCAATGGCCTGCGTTCCCGCAGAACAGGCGCCCATGCCCTGCCACCTGGACATCCGCTTGCTCACCGGCCCAGAACTGCTCACTGGATCAACGCGTTTGAAGGCGGGAACCGCCACAAAAATGGCACTCAACATTCTTTCCACCGGTGTGATGGTGAAATTGGGAAAGGTGTATGGAAACCGCATGGTTGATGTCGCTGCTAGCAACAGCAAACTTGTCGACCGCTCACTGAGAATTTTGACCGATCTCGTTGGCTTATCACGCGAGCAGGGGCTTCCCCTCCTCACCGAAGCCAAGGGATCGGTGAAGCGGGCTCTGGTCATGGCTGCTGGATCCATGGATCTTCAAGAATCCGAAACCCTGCTCACCAATTACAACGGCAACCTGCGCAAAGCCCTTGGCTCGATCGGAATCACTCTGAATGCAGCAGCTCATTGA